The following is a genomic window from Sphingobacterium spiritivorum.
GTCAGGCTGAAAAATGAATTGATATAATACCCCAGACCTTCTGAAAAAGTACCTAACAGAAAGGTCGTAGGACCAAAGATCAGCACGAAAAGCATAAGCAGCACAGCACTGATAATATTTAGCTGACTCAAAAATTTAACGCCTTTGTTGACTCCTGATGTAGCGGACAGAATCGATATCGTCATAATCACAACAACGATAATAATCTGATACATAAAGTTGACCTCTGGAATAACTCCTATATTGACCAGTCCGGCACAGAGCTGCACCACGCCAAACCCTAATGTGGTGGTAATACCGAAAAAAGTACTGCAGAGTGCAAACATATCGATAACATCACCTGCACGACCTTGTATTTTATCCTTGAGGATAGGGTAGAAGCAGCTTCGCAGAGATAAGGGAAGTTTGTAACGATAGGTAAAGTAAGCAAGGGATAATCCGACTACGGCATAAATCGCCCATGCATGAATACCCCAATGGAAAAAAGTATACAATTGAGCATCCTTAGCCCGTTGAATCGGGTCAGTGCCTAATACATTGGTGTCCGAATAATGTGACATGGGCTCTGCAACACTGAAGTACATCAGACCAATACCCATTCCGGCTGCAAAAAGCATAGAGATCCAGGAGAAAAAAGAAAATTCGGGTTTGGAATCATTGGATCCCAATTTGACATTCCCATACTTACTGAAAACCAGAAAAAGCAGAAAGAGAACAAAGATGGTAACGACAAGAACGTAGACCCAATTGAGGTTTTCAAACAGAAAAGTTTTAACCAGAGTAAGGTAATAATCTGCTGAAGAAGGGAAGATGCTGGAGACTAAAGTGATGCCCAGAATAAAGAACAAACTGGGAAAAACAATACCTGAAACAAAAGTGCTTTTACGCTTTAAGATTTTTATAAAACTCATTAAAGTTAGAGATTTTGTGATGTGAAAAAATAAAATTTGGGTCTGCAAAGGTACTAAAAATTAATTTTACCCACTTTTGAAGGCTTTTTGAAGTGTTTATGTCTTTGGTTTACAGCTGAATAGAGAGGCGCGTTTTGCATGAACCGAAAAATGCTCAAAAGTTGCTGATAAACTCATCATTCACAGGGGATAAAGCAGATTATAAAGTATAAATGGTTCCTTCAAAAAAGAACCATTTATACCCTGCTATCGTGTGTCAGAACTGATCTTTACAGTGTATTTATTTTCAGAAGGAGGAAGCCGCCTTAATAATTAGATTGCTCACTTCTTCTGCCTTGGAAGCAAGTGATGCATGACTTGCGTCAAGATGTATAATTTCTCGCGGACGGATCCGGTCTGCCATTTCCTGTTGCGTTAGCGGAGGAATCATATGATCTGCATCTGATACCTGATACCAGCTCGGTTTTGTACGCCATGCGGGTTCAGCTGCTGGCTCTTCAAAACAGGTCGCATGAATAGGTCGCTGCGCAAGAGACAGCACTAAAGCCTGATCTTCGTCCAGATCGGCACAAAAGTGAGCCCGATATTCATCATATTTGATCCATAAAAAACCTTTGCTGTCCGGATAGATACTTGCCGCACCTGCAGGTGCTTCATGTCTTGAAAAAATACGGGACAGGCTTTCTCCTGCATCCGGAGCAAATGCAGCAATATATACCAAACCGATTACTTTCTGATTATTTCCGGCTCCGGAAATTACAGATCCGCCATAGGAGTGACCTACAAGCAAGACTTTGCCTTCCTGCGCATTAATAAGATCGGTTGTACGTTCGATATCTTGGGTCAGAGAGGTCAAGGGGTTCTGCGCGCTTCTTACTTGATAACCGGCTTTTACTAAACGAGGGATAACATGTTGCCAGTGAGAACCATCTCCCCATGCGCCATGTACTAAGATAATTGTGAGATCTTTCTTTTCCATTTTTGAAATTTTAGTTTACAATTTTAGTATTCAATGTGTTACGGATCAACAGATTAAAGTGCGTATTGTTTGGCGGTAATTATATTTTTTTAATGATAAAATTAGCTGCCTCAACAAGCTGTTAAGTGATTCCGCTGTTATGCTGACCTATAAGTGTTCAACTAATTCTCCTGCCTGTATTAAGAAAGATCTTTTTTATACAATGCCCTTTATTAGTCTGTTTTATTGATTGTTTTGAACAGGATAATACGCAGCGTAGCTATTTCTTTTTCACTAAGCGGCTGTAACGGATTTCTAAGATACCCAGCATCTATACCCATAAGATGAAGTCCGGCCTTTATCGTGCGGGGAAGACCTTTTTCGACAATAAATTTAAGAAGTTCAGCCTGTTGATAGTATAAGCGTTGCGCTTCAGGCAGATTATTCTGACACACAGCCTCGTAAAGCGCTTTGGTCAGATCAGGAATCAGATTGGATGCTGCTGTACACCATCCGGTCGCTCCTGCAGTAAAGGCAGCCAAAGCCAAAGGGTTGGAGCCATTGTAAAAAGCGACATCCTTGCCAAAAGTCTGGTAAAGCTGATGCATACGTTGTACATCGCCCGTACTTTCTTTGATCATCGTTACATTAGGGATCTGCAAAAGTCTTATCAACAGGGAAGGAGACATATCTATTCCGCCTGTCGCCGGATTGTTATAGGCCATCACCGGAATACTTATAGCATCAGCTACCGTTTTGTAATGTCTGAATATTTCGTCTTCGGTTAGCTTCCAGTAGCTCATCGGAATAATCATTACCGCATCTGCACCTGCTTTTTCTGCAAATCTTGCGTGATGTACCGTTCTTTCTGTAGTCAGATTAGAAACACCAGCCAGCACAGGAATACGGCCTGCCACCTGTTCTACTGTAGCGAGGGTGATAGCTTCCTTTTCGGCATCCGTCAGATAAGGCAATACGCCCGTGCTGCCTAATGGTGCGATCGCATGAGAACCTGTGACGACCAGACGCTCGACTAATAATTTGAATAAACGGAGATCAACTTTTTCGTGTTGATCAAAGGGTGTAATAGGGTATGATACTATACCTTTAAATAGATTGTGATTCATATGCATTATTGGATTAAAGAGAGAAATAGCCCTCCGCAGAGGGCATTAATAAATAAGACAAAGAGAGTCGTTGTCAGAGATCGCGACCTTCTTCTTCCCGGAGTGCTACTCCAAGATTCTGAAGCTGAGGCGCATTTTCACAGGCAATGTATTTAGCCGGTTCGGTATCGCTCAGATTCTGATGTCTGTGCCATGCCCATGAGGGAATGTAGACAGCATCTCCGGCTTTCCATTCAACACGTTCATCTTCCACTTCTGTATATCCGGATCCTTCCAATACATACAGTACTGTCTCATAGGTATGACGATGTCTGTTCGTCAGTTGCCCCGGCAATAAGCCTCCGATAGTCATACTTACATTTTTGCTGGGCAGATCTACAAAAAATACCGGATGTTTGCGTTCAGCAGAAAACTGATTGTGTACGCCTGCATTTTCTACATTCTGATGAATCAGCTTTGCCGGTTTGATATAAGCCGGACGGGCAAAGGTTTGGTGAAAGTCCTTTGAACTGAATTGTTTTTCTTCTGTTTTCATATTGAACATATTAAGTTGGTTTTTTGCATTATTGCATTTCAAAATTATAGTATATTTGGACTGTCTTACTGGTTCAGTTTTTACATAATTTAATAGTCCAGATGATTCGTCCTTGGAATTTAGAAATGCAGTTGGATTTTCAGGCAGAGAAGTCTGTTTATCTGCAGATTGCTGATGCGATCATAGAAGCGATCCGTAGCGGAAGGCTCAAAAAAGGAGAAGCCTTGCCGGGTACAAGATCTTTGTCAGAACATATAGGTGTAAATCGTAATACGGTCGTGGAAGCTGTGAACGTGCTTCAAAATGAAGGATGGATCATCACAAAGGAACGTGCCGGTACCTTTGTGGCAGAAGAGCATCCGGTTCGTCTGCATAATACGCCAGACTTGGCAGCTCCAGTGAAAGCAAATGCTGTACCGGATCGTATCTATACAATCTGCTTTGATGACGGATACCCGGACAGCCGGGTTGCTCCGGTCAAAGAGCTGGCCAGAGCTTACCGTCAGATCTTTAATCAAAAAGCCAGATGGCAGATGATGGGTTATACAAATGCACTTGGTGACGAAGCATTCAGAGCTGCAATAGCACGAATGCTGAACCATCACAGGGGCATGAAGATCGATATACCCCATATATGCATTACCAGAGGAAGTCAGATGGCCTTATACCTGGCTGCGCAGAGTCTGATACAAAAGGGAGATTATGTGTTGGTCGAAGATCCCGGCTACCATCCTGCATGGGAGGCTTTTGAACATGCAGGCGCCAGACTATTGCCTGTACGGGTGGACCAGGAAGGATTGATCATAAGCGATATTATCCGGCATTTGCACAGTGGTAAATCTATAAAAGCGATCTACACAACTCCCCATCATCAGTATCCAACCACAGTTACACTCAGCCTGTCAAGGCGGGTAGAGCTTATACGGCTGTCCAATCAGTATGGATTTACAATTATAGAGGATGATTATGACAACGAATTTCACTTTGGCCGTCGGCCTATTCTTCCTTTATCCAGTTATAATGAAATTCAGAATTATATCTACATCGGTACAATGAGTAAAGTAGTCGCACCGGCATTACGCATAGGATATCTGGTAAGTGAAGCCTCTTATATTCAAAAAATCGGAG
Proteins encoded in this region:
- a CDS encoding dihydrodipicolinate synthase family protein, whose translation is MNHNLFKGIVSYPITPFDQHEKVDLRLFKLLVERLVVTGSHAIAPLGSTGVLPYLTDAEKEAITLATVEQVAGRIPVLAGVSNLTTERTVHHARFAEKAGADAVMIIPMSYWKLTEDEIFRHYKTVADAISIPVMAYNNPATGGIDMSPSLLIRLLQIPNVTMIKESTGDVQRMHQLYQTFGKDVAFYNGSNPLALAAFTAGATGWCTAASNLIPDLTKALYEAVCQNNLPEAQRLYYQQAELLKFIVEKGLPRTIKAGLHLMGIDAGYLRNPLQPLSEKEIATLRIILFKTINKTD
- a CDS encoding cupin domain-containing protein, whose protein sequence is MKTEEKQFSSKDFHQTFARPAYIKPAKLIHQNVENAGVHNQFSAERKHPVFFVDLPSKNVSMTIGGLLPGQLTNRHRHTYETVLYVLEGSGYTEVEDERVEWKAGDAVYIPSWAWHRHQNLSDTEPAKYIACENAPQLQNLGVALREEEGRDL
- the pdxR gene encoding MocR-like pyridoxine biosynthesis transcription factor PdxR, whose translation is MIRPWNLEMQLDFQAEKSVYLQIADAIIEAIRSGRLKKGEALPGTRSLSEHIGVNRNTVVEAVNVLQNEGWIITKERAGTFVAEEHPVRLHNTPDLAAPVKANAVPDRIYTICFDDGYPDSRVAPVKELARAYRQIFNQKARWQMMGYTNALGDEAFRAAIARMLNHHRGMKIDIPHICITRGSQMALYLAAQSLIQKGDYVLVEDPGYHPAWEAFEHAGARLLPVRVDQEGLIISDIIRHLHSGKSIKAIYTTPHHQYPTTVTLSLSRRVELIRLSNQYGFTIIEDDYDNEFHFGRRPILPLSSYNEIQNYIYIGTMSKVVAPALRIGYLVSEASYIQKIGALRKIIDVQGDNIMEQAVLQLIEDGTIKKHLKKMTLYYRNKRDTCISLLDQYMKDRADYDLPDGGLAFWVVPRQQQLVRDLEAKLKEKGIRISGPEKYNLGQDTQGLRLSYGALSETQLEEGIRTIADLLQ
- a CDS encoding alpha/beta hydrolase, with the protein product MEKKDLTIILVHGAWGDGSHWQHVIPRLVKAGYQVRSAQNPLTSLTQDIERTTDLINAQEGKVLLVGHSYGGSVISGAGNNQKVIGLVYIAAFAPDAGESLSRIFSRHEAPAGAASIYPDSKGFLWIKYDEYRAHFCADLDEDQALVLSLAQRPIHATCFEEPAAEPAWRTKPSWYQVSDADHMIPPLTQQEMADRIRPREIIHLDASHASLASKAEEVSNLIIKAASSF